From Methanosarcina lacustris Z-7289, one genomic window encodes:
- the fcl gene encoding GDP-L-fucose synthase, translating to MEKDSKIYLAGHRGLVGSALKRKLESKGYTNIIFRTHKELDLTNQQAVNEFFEQEKPEYVFLAAAKVGGILANSTYPAQFVYENLMIESNIIHSAYKCGVKKLLFLGSSCIYPQLAPQPLKEEYLLTGPLEETNEAYAIAKIAGIRLCKHYNQQYGTNFISVMPTNLYGPNDNFNLETSHVMPALIRKIHEAKANNEPEVVVWGTGKPFREFMHVDDMADACVYLMENYDFSEIGEFVNIGVGEDITISVLVELIKDIVGFEGEIRYDTSKPDGTPRKLIDISRLNGLGWKTRISLKDGIRETYELYMKTQ from the coding sequence ATGGAAAAAGACTCTAAAATCTACTTAGCCGGCCACCGCGGCCTTGTAGGCTCAGCCCTTAAGAGAAAACTTGAATCAAAAGGCTACACCAATATCATTTTCCGTACCCACAAAGAACTTGACCTCACAAACCAGCAGGCAGTAAACGAATTCTTCGAACAGGAAAAGCCCGAATATGTTTTCTTAGCCGCCGCAAAAGTAGGTGGAATCCTTGCCAACAGCACCTACCCCGCCCAATTCGTCTATGAAAATTTGATGATCGAATCGAATATTATCCATTCCGCTTACAAATGTGGAGTGAAAAAGCTGCTTTTCCTTGGCTCTTCCTGTATTTATCCACAACTCGCCCCTCAGCCCCTCAAAGAAGAATACCTTCTCACCGGCCCCCTCGAAGAAACAAATGAAGCTTACGCAATCGCAAAAATCGCAGGCATCAGGCTCTGCAAACACTACAACCAGCAGTATGGAACCAATTTCATCTCTGTGATGCCGACCAACCTCTATGGGCCGAATGATAATTTTAATCTTGAGACTTCACATGTTATGCCTGCATTGATCAGGAAAATCCATGAAGCAAAGGCGAATAACGAACCTGAAGTTGTTGTGTGGGGTACGGGAAAACCATTCAGGGAATTTATGCATGTGGATGATATGGCAGATGCATGTGTTTATTTGATGGAGAATTATGACTTTTCTGAGATAGGGGAATTTGTGAATATCGGGGTTGGAGAAGATATTACAATTAGTGTACTTGTGGAACTGATAAAAGATATTGTGGGATTTGAAGGGGAGATAAGGTATGATACTTCAAAACCTGATGGGACTCCGAGGAAATTGATAGACATTTCAAGGTTGAATGGGCTAGGATGGAAAACTAGGATCTCATTGAAGGATGGGATTAGGGAAACTTATGAGTTGTACATGAAAACTCAATAA
- a CDS encoding class I SAM-dependent methyltransferase, whose amino-acid sequence MKYFIEPLKVSHDNYKYCNSFSYTDYNYLQANIPSKIKRRHFELALTLTSKYFHAANVIDIGCADGPFIPSLSNYFNNVVGIDISQEFVEQAKILVNKQSLENVSLICSKDKNIYTIKKELGEKKYSIIFLLEIMEHVGNHWETMYEDKLAFLKEISKLIDDEGFIVISVPKMVGISFFFQIFGQIIFNLGHKQEMLHLSYKDILKCILFYDTDNIEHLWVSSTHMGFNHKKLERFIKPDFEIIKSKSDWFQQLYVIKSVASILKD is encoded by the coding sequence TTGAAGTATTTTATTGAGCCTTTAAAGGTATCTCATGATAATTATAAGTATTGTAATAGTTTTTCATATACAGATTATAATTATTTGCAAGCGAATATCCCATCTAAGATAAAAAGAAGACATTTCGAACTTGCGTTGACATTAACATCAAAATATTTTCATGCAGCTAATGTTATCGATATAGGATGTGCAGACGGACCATTTATCCCATCTTTATCAAATTATTTCAATAATGTGGTTGGGATAGACATTAGTCAAGAGTTTGTGGAACAGGCAAAGATATTAGTTAATAAACAAAGTTTAGAGAATGTTTCATTGATATGTAGCAAAGATAAAAATATTTATACAATCAAAAAAGAACTTGGTGAAAAAAAGTATTCAATAATATTTTTACTGGAAATTATGGAGCATGTTGGAAATCATTGGGAAACAATGTACGAGGATAAACTAGCGTTTCTTAAAGAAATATCTAAATTGATCGATGATGAAGGCTTCATTGTTATATCTGTTCCAAAAATGGTTGGAATAAGCTTTTTTTTCCAGATATTTGGCCAAATAATATTTAACTTAGGACATAAACAAGAGATGCTCCATCTGTCATATAAAGATATCCTTAAATGTATTTTGTTTTATGACACTGATAACATTGAACATTTATGGGTTTCCTCTACCCATATGGGATTTAATCATAAAAAATTGGAAAGATTCATTAAACCAGATTTTGAAATAATTAAGTCAAAATCAGATTGGTTCCAACAATTATACGTTATAAAAAGTGTCGCGTCAATCCTCAAGGATTGA
- a CDS encoding glycoside hydrolase domain-containing protein, whose product MRNILIVGLLFASFLFVSFFFSLSAEAENIIVYVVPAITDDRILPKSSIPSSYISDTISVKASPGEFEPVSFVIRADQDINSMTIESTNLTGSDGIIPSTDVDIRTVKCWYQGSYNLELGVQGRYLTPELLLKDDSLIKVTGEDWTQWNASNPKGKNYLKLTNESYTDISNNTPQNSDFLMIPISQRPVSDATTLQPVTILKGYNKQFWVTLNVPNNANAGNYSGTITLRTGTEIIRQLQLNLQVLPILLSKPNLEYGLYYRGMITDQGSISSEGKTTAQFTAEIKDMLDHGVTNPNVYSRPNDDVLIEMLTIKNQVGLDNTNLYYLGLDFEDASKFPYYISMTAPYGVTNIYAYGPDEQNINETSSRSKMIAIHNVGGKVMNAQSLSQADSVAEILDLAVVYGDPSEELAAKYHRYGHKIYSYANPQVVPEYPRLFRMNYGLLLWQRNYDGAMDYAYQHSLGDIWNDFDYTGYRDHVFAYPTTNGVIDTIQWEGFREGVDDVRYLTTLQNAIRLAKSQGKDTSEAESWLANLKDSDLTSQDLDAVRLQMINYILSLQNQLNSTTTSTIKRD is encoded by the coding sequence ATGAGAAATATTTTAATCGTCGGACTCTTGTTTGCTTCCTTTTTGTTTGTTTCCTTTTTTTTCTCGTTGTCTGCGGAAGCCGAAAATATCATTGTCTACGTCGTCCCTGCAATAACAGATGACAGGATATTGCCTAAGTCTTCGATCCCTTCCTCTTATATATCCGACACGATTTCCGTTAAAGCATCACCAGGCGAATTTGAGCCGGTCAGTTTTGTCATCCGCGCCGATCAAGACATTAATTCCATGACTATTGAATCAACGAATCTCACCGGAAGCGACGGTATCATACCCAGCACCGATGTGGATATCCGAACAGTTAAGTGCTGGTATCAGGGCAGTTACAACTTGGAATTAGGGGTTCAGGGCAGATATCTGACTCCAGAACTCCTCTTAAAAGACGATTCCCTTATTAAAGTTACTGGCGAGGACTGGACTCAATGGAACGCTTCCAACCCAAAAGGAAAAAACTACCTGAAATTAACCAACGAGTCATATACCGACATCTCAAACAACACACCGCAAAATTCGGATTTTTTGATGATCCCGATATCCCAACGTCCGGTTAGCGATGCGACTACCCTCCAGCCAGTAACTATCCTGAAGGGATACAACAAACAGTTCTGGGTTACCTTAAACGTTCCAAATAACGCTAATGCAGGCAATTATAGCGGCACCATCACCCTAAGAACCGGCACCGAAATCATCCGTCAACTTCAGCTGAATTTGCAGGTCTTACCGATTTTACTTTCCAAGCCAAACCTGGAATATGGTCTCTATTACAGGGGCATGATTACAGATCAAGGGAGCATATCTTCAGAGGGGAAAACGACAGCGCAGTTTACGGCCGAAATAAAGGACATGCTCGATCACGGCGTGACGAATCCGAACGTTTATTCTAGGCCAAATGACGACGTTTTAATAGAAATGCTTACCATCAAGAATCAAGTGGGCTTGGATAATACGAACCTGTATTACTTAGGATTGGATTTTGAAGATGCAAGTAAATTTCCTTACTACATAAGCATGACCGCTCCTTATGGAGTGACCAATATCTATGCTTATGGTCCGGACGAACAAAACATAAATGAAACCAGCAGCCGATCCAAAATGATCGCAATCCATAACGTAGGAGGAAAAGTTATGAACGCACAATCCTTATCTCAAGCTGATTCCGTAGCCGAGATATTGGATTTGGCAGTCGTGTATGGCGATCCATCGGAGGAACTGGCTGCCAAGTATCATCGTTATGGCCACAAGATCTACTCCTATGCCAACCCTCAGGTGGTACCGGAATATCCAAGACTTTTCAGAATGAATTACGGACTTTTGCTCTGGCAAAGGAATTATGATGGCGCGATGGATTATGCGTATCAGCATTCTTTAGGTGATATCTGGAATGACTTTGACTATACCGGCTACCGAGACCATGTATTTGCCTATCCGACGACGAACGGTGTGATCGACACCATCCAGTGGGAAGGCTTCCGGGAAGGCGTGGACGATGTGAGGTATCTGACCACGCTCCAAAATGCGATCCGATTGGCCAAGAGCCAGGGCAAGGACACCTCAGAGGCAGAGAGCTGGCTGGCAAATCTGAAGGATTCTGATCTGACTTCTCAGGACCTTGACGCAGTCCGCTTGCAGATGATAAATTATATCCTTTCGTTGCAGAATCAGCTCAATTCAACTACAACATCGACGATCAAGAGGGATTAA
- a CDS encoding polysaccharide deacetylase family protein yields MDVIIVAHTEFGFVHSRKVIPSKSAVDGVKKGVSNLTKIADKYNAKVTFAVMPEVAKYFPKDTSHEIGLHIHSGWGEFNDGDFKFQVGDAYLREHSMQSLTSTVLRDFSYEEQLDMIKTGKDYLIDIFGIEPETFVAGKWSLNNDTVKALIKTRLTRDCSATDHQNPSVYDWSKIPRICMPYHPSPSDYQKKGDLPLLIIPVSQMIYGGNVNPEVIPIYGFAWLKACFLEYYMQNMPVFHICLHSPCMTDQYFVSEMDNFLKFISKHKNINFKFASEIEESEGVSPKTNIQPYISGLNWKIAKVGIKAIQSRGICK; encoded by the coding sequence ATGGATGTTATTATTGTAGCGCATACAGAATTTGGGTTTGTACATAGTAGAAAAGTGATTCCCTCTAAAAGTGCAGTTGATGGCGTAAAAAAAGGGGTTTCAAACTTAACAAAAATTGCAGATAAATATAATGCAAAAGTCACCTTTGCAGTCATGCCAGAAGTAGCTAAATATTTCCCAAAGGATACGTCTCATGAGATCGGATTACATATTCATTCTGGTTGGGGCGAATTTAATGATGGAGATTTTAAATTCCAAGTTGGAGATGCATACCTTAGAGAGCATTCAATGCAGTCTCTAACATCAACTGTTCTAAGAGACTTTTCCTACGAAGAACAGCTTGATATGATCAAAACCGGAAAAGATTACCTGATAGATATTTTTGGAATTGAACCAGAAACGTTTGTTGCTGGGAAATGGTCCCTTAATAATGACACAGTAAAAGCCTTAATAAAAACAAGATTAACTCGAGATTGTTCTGCTACTGATCATCAAAACCCATCTGTCTACGATTGGTCAAAGATTCCTAGAATCTGCATGCCTTATCATCCAAGCCCAAGTGATTACCAGAAAAAAGGAGATTTACCTCTCCTAATTATTCCAGTCTCCCAGATGATCTATGGAGGGAACGTAAATCCAGAGGTTATACCCATTTATGGTTTTGCCTGGCTAAAAGCATGCTTTTTAGAATATTATATGCAGAATATGCCAGTTTTCCATATATGTCTGCATTCTCCATGTATGACAGATCAATATTTTGTTTCAGAAATGGATAATTTTTTAAAATTTATTTCGAAACACAAAAATATTAATTTTAAATTTGCATCTGAAATTGAAGAATCTGAAGGAGTAAGTCCCAAAACCAATATTCAACCATATATATCTGGTTTGAACTGGAAGATTGCAAAGGTTGGAATTAAGGCAATACAGTCAAGGGGTATCTGTAAGTGA
- a CDS encoding oligosaccharide flippase family protein — protein sequence MSYVGLGTFIATIFSFIFNVLSGRFLGPAEYGEFSLVQSVAMFLYIPMLMGSHASMVKYNSEKKEFHRQQKIISTTYILVFAQLFATILLYRLFEPEILRIFSISSTLLNLSIIFAILFVFYTLSTETLRSLHDMKKISILQPVFTIILLVSFLYFLNLNLRSSRSAIYSMYIAYGITSLITLPFIWRFIKLRFEREWFIKLTEYSCYAIMGGISYTLYSNTDKILINRYMQYEDVGIYLAYNYSFMTIILVFIVVFKTVFFPYASMCSNKRLLLKKINKIVKYIILMGFPITIFLGLIILKLYGEEYTYDLKLVLLFSLAGICISIDQLYEQLMNSTGVYGIKIVSFAEILITVVNIVLNILLIPKIGVEGAIIATIISYLILILIILSKIKYIYDFEI from the coding sequence TTGTCATATGTAGGGTTGGGGACATTTATTGCAACTATTTTCTCATTTATATTCAATGTATTGAGTGGTAGATTCCTTGGACCTGCAGAATATGGAGAATTCAGTTTAGTCCAATCTGTTGCAATGTTTTTGTATATCCCAATGCTTATGGGGTCTCACGCTTCTATGGTAAAATACAATTCTGAAAAAAAAGAATTTCACCGGCAGCAAAAGATTATATCTACAACATATATATTGGTTTTTGCCCAGCTATTTGCAACGATTTTATTGTACAGACTTTTTGAACCCGAAATACTCAGAATATTCTCAATCTCCAGTACTTTATTAAATCTTTCGATAATTTTTGCCATTTTATTTGTTTTCTACACTCTTAGTACTGAAACATTAAGAAGCCTGCATGACATGAAAAAAATTTCAATTTTGCAGCCTGTCTTTACTATAATATTATTAGTTTCTTTTTTATACTTCCTAAATCTCAATTTGAGATCTTCCAGATCTGCGATATATTCAATGTATATTGCTTATGGAATTACAAGTTTGATTACTTTGCCTTTTATTTGGAGATTCATAAAACTTAGGTTTGAAAGAGAATGGTTTATCAAATTAACAGAATATAGTTGTTATGCAATAATGGGTGGGATTTCATATACATTATATTCAAATACTGATAAAATATTAATAAATAGATATATGCAATATGAAGATGTTGGAATCTATCTAGCATATAATTATTCATTTATGACCATAATATTGGTTTTTATTGTTGTATTTAAAACTGTTTTTTTTCCATATGCTTCGATGTGTAGCAACAAAAGGCTTCTACTAAAAAAGATCAATAAAATTGTAAAATATATAATCTTAATGGGATTTCCAATTACAATTTTCTTGGGATTGATTATACTAAAATTATACGGAGAAGAATATACCTATGATCTTAAATTGGTTTTATTGTTCTCATTAGCAGGGATTTGTATATCCATTGATCAATTATATGAACAACTAATGAACTCAACTGGAGTATATGGTATCAAAATAGTATCTTTTGCTGAAATTTTGATAACAGTTGTGAACATAGTATTAAACATACTTTTGATACCTAAAATTGGAGTTGAAGGTGCTATAATAGCCACAATAATTTCATATTTAATATTGATTTTAATCATTTTATCTAAAATAAAATATATTTATGATTTTGAAATATAA
- a CDS encoding glycosyltransferase family 4 protein: MKIILLVDLFPPKWLAGTEIASYNIAKYLAKTGHEVHVITSLDKGFPKKETIDRFCIHRTPIKKIRFIGIIFYWFHIFLEIKRINPNIVHVQSISTALPGIFSMIFLKKPYVIWGQGSDVYIPDKFTKFISKIVLKNASIVIALSEDMKRKMNTIYKREDIVILPNGIELDKFKGLSSRKQNNDKTKKTIIFVGTLRPVKGIEYLIKAMNSIHEQLPNTDLLIVGDGPDREKMETLVQELNLQDCIHFVGKVSNEEIPEYMAQADLFALPSLSEGFGIVNIEAMAAGLPIVTTNVGGLPEIVINGENGFLVEPKNPEALAETILLILSDNDLKARISMNNQMKAEQYSWDIVVKNLISIYESLSTS; this comes from the coding sequence ATGAAAATAATACTACTAGTAGATTTGTTCCCTCCAAAATGGCTTGCTGGAACTGAGATTGCAAGTTATAATATTGCAAAATATCTTGCAAAAACGGGGCATGAAGTACATGTAATTACATCTTTAGATAAGGGTTTTCCAAAGAAAGAAACAATAGATCGTTTCTGTATTCACAGAACTCCTATAAAAAAAATCCGTTTTATAGGTATTATATTTTATTGGTTCCATATTTTCTTAGAGATAAAAAGGATAAATCCAAATATTGTCCATGTCCAATCGATCTCTACTGCTTTACCAGGGATCTTTTCGATGATATTTTTGAAAAAACCATATGTTATATGGGGACAGGGATCTGATGTATATATACCAGATAAATTCACAAAATTCATCTCAAAAATAGTACTGAAAAATGCTTCGATTGTAATCGCACTGAGCGAAGATATGAAACGAAAAATGAATACTATCTATAAAAGAGAAGATATTGTTATATTGCCGAATGGAATTGAACTGGATAAATTTAAAGGCCTTTCTTCACGAAAACAAAACAATGATAAAACTAAAAAAACAATCATCTTTGTTGGAACACTGCGTCCTGTAAAAGGTATAGAATACCTGATAAAAGCAATGAATAGTATACATGAACAGTTGCCCAATACAGACTTGTTAATTGTTGGGGACGGACCAGACAGAGAAAAAATGGAAACCCTAGTCCAGGAATTAAACTTACAAGATTGTATTCATTTTGTTGGCAAAGTTTCTAATGAAGAAATCCCTGAATATATGGCACAAGCAGATTTATTTGCCCTGCCAAGTTTATCAGAAGGTTTTGGCATTGTAAATATAGAGGCAATGGCAGCAGGACTTCCTATTGTTACAACAAATGTTGGGGGGTTGCCTGAGATTGTAATTAATGGAGAAAATGGATTTCTGGTTGAACCGAAGAATCCGGAAGCTCTTGCTGAGACTATACTACTTATATTAAGTGACAATGATCTAAAGGCAAGAATCTCAATGAATAATCAAATGAAAGCAGAACAATATTCATGGGACATTGTGGTAAAAAACCTTATTTCTATTTATGAAAGTTTGAGTACTAGCTAA